A DNA window from Candidatus Bathyarchaeota archaeon contains the following coding sequences:
- a CDS encoding DNA-directed RNA polymerase subunit N — protein MIIPVRCFSCGKVIGDKWEQFARRVSMGEAPGAVLDDLGITRYCCRRMLLSHVELIDEILRFYMGRRVQESIEEGRVGASRN, from the coding sequence TCTCCTGCGGAAAGGTCATAGGGGATAAGTGGGAGCAGTTCGCCAGAAGGGTCTCCATGGGGGAAGCCCCAGGCGCTGTGCTCGATGATCTTGGCATCACCAGATACTGTTGTAGGAGAATGCTTCTATCCCATGTGGAGCTTATAGACGAGATCCTAAGGTTTTATATGGGGAGAAGGGTCCAGGAGAGCATAGAGGAAGGGAGAGTTGGAGCCTCAAGAAACTGA